In the genome of Drosophila pseudoobscura strain MV-25-SWS-2005 chromosome 3, UCI_Dpse_MV25, whole genome shotgun sequence, one region contains:
- the Mctp gene encoding multiple C2 and transmembrane domain-containing protein isoform X1, with amino-acid sequence MQPLHLSLKKSSKKQAAFALCHRINKIVPVPARIHYVDRVEEQPAGQDLEQHLQPLAAATSNDASATPPRHISPHGSPQLQQRLGKHLSKSASELNGHDCHSNESPHISPKRAKSAVSQQLVGGGGVASGVGVLQKTHGFFNNLRHRWSRTKSKDRLGRKSPSDFLEESTDYAADYSSESSSVTQSPRHRATTIGGSPLAREFRATAKMAQVIQRFGGSMEGRIDEQPENANGAACSPVELTPQQQLEALQAEELRRKREAQLRQFVFFQLRVHLKSGSDLVAMDKNGLSDPYVKFKVGGRLLHKSRTIHRDLNPVWDEVFIVPVEDPFQPIIVKVFDYDWGLQDDFMGSAKLDLTQLELGKAEDIHLQLCDTAGHGERAMGEILINLTLWPRSQEDKEMHFQRNSKLAESSKRLKSQIWSSVVTILLVKAKDLPLAEDGSKLIESHFRFRLGNEKYKSKSSWTERWLEQFDLHLFDEDQNLELALWNRNTLYGKAVIDLSVFQRETTHGIWKPLEDCPGEVHLMLTISGTTALETISDLKAFKEDPRESQLLKDRYRFLRCLQNLRDVGHLTVKVFGATGLAAADIGGKSDPFCVLELGNARLQTQTEYKTLTPNWNKIFTFNVKDITQVLEITVFDEDRDHRVEFLGKLVIPLLRIKSGVKRWYTLKDKNLCVRAKGNSPQIQLELTVVWSEIRAVCRALQPKEEKLIQQEAKFKRQLFLRNVNRLKEIIMDILDAARYVQSCFEWESPVRSSIAFVFWIVGCVYGDLETVPLVLLLIILKKWLIRMITGTTDPSAGHYDYEYDEDDEDDKEKEEKKSIKERLQAIQEVSQTVQNTIGYLASLAESTINTFNFSVPELTWLAVVLLLGAILVLHFVPLRWLLLFWGLMKFSRRLLRPNTIPNNELLDFLSRVPDNEEINQYRELPPSAPTDQTRSNPKKKLKGS; translated from the exons ATGCAACCGCTGCATCTAAGCCTGAAGAAGTCCTCCAAGAAGCAAGCAGCCTTCGCGCTGTGCCacagaataaataaaatagtgCCAGTACCAG CACGCATCCACTACGTTGACCGTGTCGAGGAGCAGCCAGCGGGGCAGGATTTGGAGCAGCACCTCCAGCCACTGGCGGCTGCCACAAGTAACGATGCCAGTGCCACGCCGCCACGTCACATCTCACCGCACGGATcgccgcagctgcagcagcgcctGGGGAAGCATCTGAGCAAGTCCGCCTCGGAGTTGAACGGACACGACTGCCACAGCAACGAGTCGCCGCACATATCGCCCAAGCGGGCCAAGAGCGCCGTTTCCCAGCAGCtggttgggggtgggggcgtgGCCAGTGGCGTGGGCGTGCTGCAGAAGACGCACGGATTCTTCAACAATCTGCGGCACCGCTGGAGCCGCACCAAGAGCAAAGACCGCCTCGGGCGCAAGTCGCCGAGCGACTTCCTCGAGGAGAGCACGGACTATGCGGCGGACTACAGCTCGGAGAGCAGCTCCGTGACGCAAAGTCCCCGTCACCGAGCCACAACTATCGGCGGTTCGCCGCTGGCCCGCGAGTTCCGAGCCACGGCCAAGATGGCGCAAGTCATCCAGCGTTTTGGCGGCTCCATGGAGGGCCGCATTGACGAGCAGCCGGAAAACGCCAACGGCGCCGCCTGCAGTCCCGTGGAGCTGactccgcagcagcagctggaggcccTGCAG GCCGAAGAGCTGCGTCGCAAGCGGGAAGCTCAATTACGTCAATTCGTCTTCTTTCAGCTGCGCGTCCATCTCAAATCCGGCAGCGACCTGGTGGCCATGGACAAGAATG GACTGAGTGATCCTTATGTAAAGTTCAAGGTCGGCGGTCGACTGCTGCACAAGTCGCGCACCATACACCGCGACCTAAATCCCGTTTGGGACGAGGTGTTCATTGTTCCCGTCGAGGACCCCTTTCAGCCGATTATCGTGAAG GTCTTTGACTACGATTGGGGCTTGCAGGACGATTTCATGGGCTCGGCCAAGCTGGATCTCACCCAACTGGAGCTGGGCAAGGCCGAGGACATCCACCTGCAGCTGTGCGACACGGCCGGCCACGGGGAGCGGGCCATGGGCGAGATACTCATCAATTTGACTCTCTGGCCGCGTAGCCAGGAAGACAAGGAAATG CACTTTCAACGCAACTCAAAACTGGCCGAGTCATCGAAGCGTCTGAAGTCGCAGATATGGAGCTCAGTGGTCACCATTCTGCTGGTGAAGGCCAAAGATCTGCCGCTGGCCGAAGACGGCAGTAAGCTGATCGAGTCGCACTTCAGGTTCAG ATTGGGCAACGAGAAGTACAAGAGCAAGTCTTCCTGGACGGAGCGCTGGCTGGAACAGTTCGATCTGCACCTGTTCGACGAGGACCAGAACCTGGAGCTGGCCCTCTGGAATCGGAACACCCTATACGGCAAGGCCGTCATCGACTTGAGTGTGTTTCAGCGCGAGACAACGCACGGGATATGGAAGCCGCTGGAGGATTGCCCCGGCGAAGTGCACCTGATGCTCACCATTAGCGGAACCACTGCCTTGGAGACGATCAGTGACCTAAAGGCGTTCAAGGAGGATCCGCGCGAGTCCCAGCTGCTAAAAGATCGTTATCGCTTCCTACGCTGCCTGCAGAACCTGAGGGATGTGGGTCATCTCACCGTGAAGGTTTTTGGGGCCACGGGCCTGGCAGCTGCGGACATTGGCGGCAAGTCGGATCCCTTTTGCGTCCTCGAACTGGGAAATGCCCGACTACAGACTCAGACGGAGTACAAGACCCTTACGCCAAACTGGAACAAGATCTTCACCTT CAATGTCAAAGACATCACACAGGTTCTAGAGATCACAGTCTTCGACGAGGATCGCGATCATCGCGTCGAGTTCCTGGGCAAGCTCGTCATTCCACTGCTGCGCATCAAGAGCGGCGTCAAGCGCTGGTACACTCTGAAGGACAAGAATCTCTGCGTCCGAGCCAAAGGAAACTCCCCCCAAATCCAGCTGGAGCTGACTGTCGTCTGGAGCGAAATCCGAGCTGTTTGCCGCGCTCTCCAGCCAAAAGAGGAGAAGCTCATACAGCAGGAGGCCAAGTTTAAGCGGCAGCTCTTCCTGCGCAACGTCAACCGTCTCAAGGAGATCATCATGGACATCCTGGATGCAGCCCGCTATGTGCA GAGCTGCTTCGAATGGGAATCTCCTGTGCGTTCCAGTATAGCCTTTGTCTTTTGGATTGTGGGCTGTGTCTATGGCGATCTGGAGACAGTTCCTTTGGTTCTACTGCTCATTATACTCAA AAAGTGGCTGATTCGCATGATCACGGGCACGACAGACCCCTCTGCGGGGCACTATGACTACGAGTACGATGAGGACGACGAAGAtgacaaggagaaggaggagaaaaaGTCCATCAAGGAGCGACTCCAGGCTATTCAAGAAGTCTCCCAAACCGTACAGAACACCATTGGCTATCTGGCCTCCCTGGCTGAGAGCACCATCAA CACATTCAACTTTTCCGTCCCCGAGTTGACCTGGCTGGCCGTCGTCCTGCTTCTGGGCGCCATTCTGGTGCTTCATTTTGTGCCGCTGCGCTGGCTCCTGCTCTTCTGGGGCCTAATGAAGTTCTCGCGTCGCCTGCTGCGGCCCAACACTATACCGAACAACGAGCTTCTGGATTTCCTGTCCCGCGTGCCCGACAACGAGGAGATT AATCAATATCGAGAGCTACCACCCTCGGCG
- the Mctp gene encoding multiple C2 and transmembrane domain-containing protein isoform X2, producing the protein MQPLHLSLKKSSKKQAAFALCHRINKIVPVPARIHYVDRVEEQPAGQDLEQHLQPLAAATSNDASATPPRHISPHGSPQLQQRLGKHLSKSASELNGHDCHSNESPHISPKRAKSAVSQQLVGGGGVASGVGVLQKTHGFFNNLRHRWSRTKSKDRLGRKSPSDFLEESTDYAADYSSESSSVTQSPRHRATTIGGSPLAREFRATAKMAQVIQRFGGSMEGRIDEQPENANGAACSPVELTPQQQLEALQLRVHLKSGSDLVAMDKNGLSDPYVKFKVGGRLLHKSRTIHRDLNPVWDEVFIVPVEDPFQPIIVKVFDYDWGLQDDFMGSAKLDLTQLELGKAEDIHLQLCDTAGHGERAMGEILINLTLWPRSQEDKEMHFQRNSKLAESSKRLKSQIWSSVVTILLVKAKDLPLAEDGSKLIESHFRFRLGNEKYKSKSSWTERWLEQFDLHLFDEDQNLELALWNRNTLYGKAVIDLSVFQRETTHGIWKPLEDCPGEVHLMLTISGTTALETISDLKAFKEDPRESQLLKDRYRFLRCLQNLRDVGHLTVKVFGATGLAAADIGGKSDPFCVLELGNARLQTQTEYKTLTPNWNKIFTFNVKDITQVLEITVFDEDRDHRVEFLGKLVIPLLRIKSGVKRWYTLKDKNLCVRAKGNSPQIQLELTVVWSEIRAVCRALQPKEEKLIQQEAKFKRQLFLRNVNRLKEIIMDILDAARYVQSCFEWESPVRSSIAFVFWIVGCVYGDLETVPLVLLLIILKKWLIRMITGTTDPSAGHYDYEYDEDDEDDKEKEEKKSIKERLQAIQEVSQTVQNTIGYLASLAESTINTFNFSVPELTWLAVVLLLGAILVLHFVPLRWLLLFWGLMKFSRRLLRPNTIPNNELLDFLSRVPDNEEINQYRELPPSAPTDQTRSNPKKKLKGS; encoded by the exons ATGCAACCGCTGCATCTAAGCCTGAAGAAGTCCTCCAAGAAGCAAGCAGCCTTCGCGCTGTGCCacagaataaataaaatagtgCCAGTACCAG CACGCATCCACTACGTTGACCGTGTCGAGGAGCAGCCAGCGGGGCAGGATTTGGAGCAGCACCTCCAGCCACTGGCGGCTGCCACAAGTAACGATGCCAGTGCCACGCCGCCACGTCACATCTCACCGCACGGATcgccgcagctgcagcagcgcctGGGGAAGCATCTGAGCAAGTCCGCCTCGGAGTTGAACGGACACGACTGCCACAGCAACGAGTCGCCGCACATATCGCCCAAGCGGGCCAAGAGCGCCGTTTCCCAGCAGCtggttgggggtgggggcgtgGCCAGTGGCGTGGGCGTGCTGCAGAAGACGCACGGATTCTTCAACAATCTGCGGCACCGCTGGAGCCGCACCAAGAGCAAAGACCGCCTCGGGCGCAAGTCGCCGAGCGACTTCCTCGAGGAGAGCACGGACTATGCGGCGGACTACAGCTCGGAGAGCAGCTCCGTGACGCAAAGTCCCCGTCACCGAGCCACAACTATCGGCGGTTCGCCGCTGGCCCGCGAGTTCCGAGCCACGGCCAAGATGGCGCAAGTCATCCAGCGTTTTGGCGGCTCCATGGAGGGCCGCATTGACGAGCAGCCGGAAAACGCCAACGGCGCCGCCTGCAGTCCCGTGGAGCTGactccgcagcagcagctggaggcccTGCAG CTGCGCGTCCATCTCAAATCCGGCAGCGACCTGGTGGCCATGGACAAGAATG GACTGAGTGATCCTTATGTAAAGTTCAAGGTCGGCGGTCGACTGCTGCACAAGTCGCGCACCATACACCGCGACCTAAATCCCGTTTGGGACGAGGTGTTCATTGTTCCCGTCGAGGACCCCTTTCAGCCGATTATCGTGAAG GTCTTTGACTACGATTGGGGCTTGCAGGACGATTTCATGGGCTCGGCCAAGCTGGATCTCACCCAACTGGAGCTGGGCAAGGCCGAGGACATCCACCTGCAGCTGTGCGACACGGCCGGCCACGGGGAGCGGGCCATGGGCGAGATACTCATCAATTTGACTCTCTGGCCGCGTAGCCAGGAAGACAAGGAAATG CACTTTCAACGCAACTCAAAACTGGCCGAGTCATCGAAGCGTCTGAAGTCGCAGATATGGAGCTCAGTGGTCACCATTCTGCTGGTGAAGGCCAAAGATCTGCCGCTGGCCGAAGACGGCAGTAAGCTGATCGAGTCGCACTTCAGGTTCAG ATTGGGCAACGAGAAGTACAAGAGCAAGTCTTCCTGGACGGAGCGCTGGCTGGAACAGTTCGATCTGCACCTGTTCGACGAGGACCAGAACCTGGAGCTGGCCCTCTGGAATCGGAACACCCTATACGGCAAGGCCGTCATCGACTTGAGTGTGTTTCAGCGCGAGACAACGCACGGGATATGGAAGCCGCTGGAGGATTGCCCCGGCGAAGTGCACCTGATGCTCACCATTAGCGGAACCACTGCCTTGGAGACGATCAGTGACCTAAAGGCGTTCAAGGAGGATCCGCGCGAGTCCCAGCTGCTAAAAGATCGTTATCGCTTCCTACGCTGCCTGCAGAACCTGAGGGATGTGGGTCATCTCACCGTGAAGGTTTTTGGGGCCACGGGCCTGGCAGCTGCGGACATTGGCGGCAAGTCGGATCCCTTTTGCGTCCTCGAACTGGGAAATGCCCGACTACAGACTCAGACGGAGTACAAGACCCTTACGCCAAACTGGAACAAGATCTTCACCTT CAATGTCAAAGACATCACACAGGTTCTAGAGATCACAGTCTTCGACGAGGATCGCGATCATCGCGTCGAGTTCCTGGGCAAGCTCGTCATTCCACTGCTGCGCATCAAGAGCGGCGTCAAGCGCTGGTACACTCTGAAGGACAAGAATCTCTGCGTCCGAGCCAAAGGAAACTCCCCCCAAATCCAGCTGGAGCTGACTGTCGTCTGGAGCGAAATCCGAGCTGTTTGCCGCGCTCTCCAGCCAAAAGAGGAGAAGCTCATACAGCAGGAGGCCAAGTTTAAGCGGCAGCTCTTCCTGCGCAACGTCAACCGTCTCAAGGAGATCATCATGGACATCCTGGATGCAGCCCGCTATGTGCA GAGCTGCTTCGAATGGGAATCTCCTGTGCGTTCCAGTATAGCCTTTGTCTTTTGGATTGTGGGCTGTGTCTATGGCGATCTGGAGACAGTTCCTTTGGTTCTACTGCTCATTATACTCAA AAAGTGGCTGATTCGCATGATCACGGGCACGACAGACCCCTCTGCGGGGCACTATGACTACGAGTACGATGAGGACGACGAAGAtgacaaggagaaggaggagaaaaaGTCCATCAAGGAGCGACTCCAGGCTATTCAAGAAGTCTCCCAAACCGTACAGAACACCATTGGCTATCTGGCCTCCCTGGCTGAGAGCACCATCAA CACATTCAACTTTTCCGTCCCCGAGTTGACCTGGCTGGCCGTCGTCCTGCTTCTGGGCGCCATTCTGGTGCTTCATTTTGTGCCGCTGCGCTGGCTCCTGCTCTTCTGGGGCCTAATGAAGTTCTCGCGTCGCCTGCTGCGGCCCAACACTATACCGAACAACGAGCTTCTGGATTTCCTGTCCCGCGTGCCCGACAACGAGGAGATT AATCAATATCGAGAGCTACCACCCTCGGCG
- the Mctp gene encoding multiple C2 and transmembrane domain-containing protein isoform X3: MLGSNWPGCKRAPRMLLKHVRRQHEELCEQLEQGCDDLMEHFQRNSKLAESSKRLKSQIWSSVVTILLVKAKDLPLAEDGSKLIESHFRFRLGNEKYKSKSSWTERWLEQFDLHLFDEDQNLELALWNRNTLYGKAVIDLSVFQRETTHGIWKPLEDCPGEVHLMLTISGTTALETISDLKAFKEDPRESQLLKDRYRFLRCLQNLRDVGHLTVKVFGATGLAAADIGGKSDPFCVLELGNARLQTQTEYKTLTPNWNKIFTFNVKDITQVLEITVFDEDRDHRVEFLGKLVIPLLRIKSGVKRWYTLKDKNLCVRAKGNSPQIQLELTVVWSEIRAVCRALQPKEEKLIQQEAKFKRQLFLRNVNRLKEIIMDILDAARYVQSCFEWESPVRSSIAFVFWIVGCVYGDLETVPLVLLLIILKKWLIRMITGTTDPSAGHYDYEYDEDDEDDKEKEEKKSIKERLQAIQEVSQTVQNTIGYLASLAESTINTFNFSVPELTWLAVVLLLGAILVLHFVPLRWLLLFWGLMKFSRRLLRPNTIPNNELLDFLSRVPDNEEINQYRELPPSAPTDQTRSNPKKKLKGS, encoded by the exons ATGCTGGGCAGCAATTGGCCTGGATGCAAGCGGGCACCGCGCATGTTGCTCAAGCATGTGAGGCGGCAGCATGAGGAGCTGTGTGAACAACTGGAGCAGGGCTGCGACGACCTGATGGAG CACTTTCAACGCAACTCAAAACTGGCCGAGTCATCGAAGCGTCTGAAGTCGCAGATATGGAGCTCAGTGGTCACCATTCTGCTGGTGAAGGCCAAAGATCTGCCGCTGGCCGAAGACGGCAGTAAGCTGATCGAGTCGCACTTCAGGTTCAG ATTGGGCAACGAGAAGTACAAGAGCAAGTCTTCCTGGACGGAGCGCTGGCTGGAACAGTTCGATCTGCACCTGTTCGACGAGGACCAGAACCTGGAGCTGGCCCTCTGGAATCGGAACACCCTATACGGCAAGGCCGTCATCGACTTGAGTGTGTTTCAGCGCGAGACAACGCACGGGATATGGAAGCCGCTGGAGGATTGCCCCGGCGAAGTGCACCTGATGCTCACCATTAGCGGAACCACTGCCTTGGAGACGATCAGTGACCTAAAGGCGTTCAAGGAGGATCCGCGCGAGTCCCAGCTGCTAAAAGATCGTTATCGCTTCCTACGCTGCCTGCAGAACCTGAGGGATGTGGGTCATCTCACCGTGAAGGTTTTTGGGGCCACGGGCCTGGCAGCTGCGGACATTGGCGGCAAGTCGGATCCCTTTTGCGTCCTCGAACTGGGAAATGCCCGACTACAGACTCAGACGGAGTACAAGACCCTTACGCCAAACTGGAACAAGATCTTCACCTT CAATGTCAAAGACATCACACAGGTTCTAGAGATCACAGTCTTCGACGAGGATCGCGATCATCGCGTCGAGTTCCTGGGCAAGCTCGTCATTCCACTGCTGCGCATCAAGAGCGGCGTCAAGCGCTGGTACACTCTGAAGGACAAGAATCTCTGCGTCCGAGCCAAAGGAAACTCCCCCCAAATCCAGCTGGAGCTGACTGTCGTCTGGAGCGAAATCCGAGCTGTTTGCCGCGCTCTCCAGCCAAAAGAGGAGAAGCTCATACAGCAGGAGGCCAAGTTTAAGCGGCAGCTCTTCCTGCGCAACGTCAACCGTCTCAAGGAGATCATCATGGACATCCTGGATGCAGCCCGCTATGTGCA GAGCTGCTTCGAATGGGAATCTCCTGTGCGTTCCAGTATAGCCTTTGTCTTTTGGATTGTGGGCTGTGTCTATGGCGATCTGGAGACAGTTCCTTTGGTTCTACTGCTCATTATACTCAA AAAGTGGCTGATTCGCATGATCACGGGCACGACAGACCCCTCTGCGGGGCACTATGACTACGAGTACGATGAGGACGACGAAGAtgacaaggagaaggaggagaaaaaGTCCATCAAGGAGCGACTCCAGGCTATTCAAGAAGTCTCCCAAACCGTACAGAACACCATTGGCTATCTGGCCTCCCTGGCTGAGAGCACCATCAA CACATTCAACTTTTCCGTCCCCGAGTTGACCTGGCTGGCCGTCGTCCTGCTTCTGGGCGCCATTCTGGTGCTTCATTTTGTGCCGCTGCGCTGGCTCCTGCTCTTCTGGGGCCTAATGAAGTTCTCGCGTCGCCTGCTGCGGCCCAACACTATACCGAACAACGAGCTTCTGGATTTCCTGTCCCGCGTGCCCGACAACGAGGAGATT AATCAATATCGAGAGCTACCACCCTCGGCG